One region of Mus pahari chromosome 16, PAHARI_EIJ_v1.1, whole genome shotgun sequence genomic DNA includes:
- the Fbxl21p gene encoding F-box/LRR-repeat protein 21 isoform X1: MGVGDYPMAVSFHWLSKSCYLEATFRMKRNNFSAVNKIVQSSRVVKQPKRGLCSSLRQTHALSVLLDWGTLPHHVILQIFQYLPLLDRARASSVCRRWNEVFHIPDLWRKFEFELNQSATSYFKSTHPDLIQQIIKKHAAHLQYVSFKVDSSTESAEAACDILSQLVNCSIQTLGLISTAKPSFMNVPKSHFVSALTVVFVNSKSLSSIKIEDTPVDDPSLKILVANNSDTLRLLKMSSCPHVSSDGILCVADHCQGLRELALNYYILSDELLLALSSETHVNLEHLRIDVVSENPGQIKFHSIKKRSWDALIKHSPGVNVVMYFFLYEEEFEAFFKEETPVTHLYFGRSVSRAILGRIGLNCPRLIELVVCANGLQPLDSELIRIAEHCKNLTALGLSECEVSCSAFVEFVRLCGRRLTQLSIMEEVLVPDDRYTPDEVHTEVSKHLGRVWFPDVMPIW; encoded by the exons ATGGGTGTCGGTGATTACCCTATGGCAGTGTCATTTCATTGGCTCAGCAAGAGCTGTTACTTGGAAGCCACCTTCAG AATGAAGAGGAATAATTTCTCTGCTGTGAATAAGATTGTCCAGTCATCACGAGTAGTGAAACAGCCCAAACGTGGGCTCTGCTCTTCCCTCCGCCAGACCCATGCGCTCTCTGTCCTTCTGGACTGGGGGACTTTACCTCACCATGTCATATTACAGATCTTTCAGTACCTTCCTTTATTAGATCGAGCCCGAGCGTCGTCCGTGTGCAGGAGATGGAACGAAGTGTTCCACATTCCCGATCTTTGGAGGAAGTTTGAGTTTGAGCTGAACCAATCAGCAACTTCTTATTTCAAGTCCACTCATCCCGACCTCATTCAACAGATCATCAAAAAGCACGCCGCGCATCTTCAGTATGTCAGCTTTAAG GTTGACAGCAGTACTGAGTCAGCCGAAGCCGCCTGTGATATCCTTTCTCAGCTGGTAAATTGTTCTATCCAGACCTTGGGATTGATTTCAACAGCCAAACCAAGTTTCATGAATGTGCCCAAG TCTCACTTTGTGTCGGCGCTTACGGTTGTGTTTGTCAACTCAAAATCGTTATCGTCGATTAAAATTGAGGACACGCCAGTGGATGACCCTTCCCTGAAGATTCTTGTGGCTAACAACAGTGACACCCTGCGACTCCTCAAAATGAGTAGCTGTCCTCATGTGTCATCTGATG GGATCCTCTGTGTGGCGGACCACTGTCAGGGCCTCCGAGAGCTGGCACTGAATTACTACATTCTGAGTGACGAACTTCTCCTTGCACTCTCCAGCGAGACTCACGTGAATCTCGAACATCTCCGGATAGACGTTGTGAGTGAAAACCCGGGGCAGATAAAGTTCCACTCTATTAAGAAACGCAGCTGGGACGCACTGATCAAACACTCCCCGGGAGTGAACGTCGTCATGTACTTCTTCTTGTACGAAGAAGAGTTTGAGGCATTCTTCAAAGAGGAAACCCCCGTCACTCACCTGTATTTCGGACGTTCAGTAAGCAGAGCCATCCTGGGCCGGATCGGTCTTAACTGCCCGAGGCTGATCGAGTTAGTGGTGTGTGCGAACGGCCTGCAGCCTCTGGACAGTGAACTCATCCGTATTGCCGAGCATTGTAAAAACCTAACGGCCTTGGGCCTGAGTGAGTGTGAAGTCAGCTGCAGTGCGTTTGTAGAGTTTGTGAGACTCTGTGGCAGAAGGCTCACCCAGCTGTCTATCATGGAGGAAGTTCTGGTCCCTGACGACAGGTACACCCCAGATGAAGTCCACACCGAAGTCTCTAAGCACCTGGGACGGGTGTGGTTCCCGGATGTGATGCCTATCTGGTAA
- the Fbxl21p gene encoding F-box/LRR-repeat protein 21 isoform X2, which translates to MKRNNFSAVNKIVQSSRVVKQPKRGLCSSLRQTHALSVLLDWGTLPHHVILQIFQYLPLLDRARASSVCRRWNEVFHIPDLWRKFEFELNQSATSYFKSTHPDLIQQIIKKHAAHLQYVSFKVDSSTESAEAACDILSQLVNCSIQTLGLISTAKPSFMNVPKSHFVSALTVVFVNSKSLSSIKIEDTPVDDPSLKILVANNSDTLRLLKMSSCPHVSSDGILCVADHCQGLRELALNYYILSDELLLALSSETHVNLEHLRIDVVSENPGQIKFHSIKKRSWDALIKHSPGVNVVMYFFLYEEEFEAFFKEETPVTHLYFGRSVSRAILGRIGLNCPRLIELVVCANGLQPLDSELIRIAEHCKNLTALGLSECEVSCSAFVEFVRLCGRRLTQLSIMEEVLVPDDRYTPDEVHTEVSKHLGRVWFPDVMPIW; encoded by the exons ATGAAGAGGAATAATTTCTCTGCTGTGAATAAGATTGTCCAGTCATCACGAGTAGTGAAACAGCCCAAACGTGGGCTCTGCTCTTCCCTCCGCCAGACCCATGCGCTCTCTGTCCTTCTGGACTGGGGGACTTTACCTCACCATGTCATATTACAGATCTTTCAGTACCTTCCTTTATTAGATCGAGCCCGAGCGTCGTCCGTGTGCAGGAGATGGAACGAAGTGTTCCACATTCCCGATCTTTGGAGGAAGTTTGAGTTTGAGCTGAACCAATCAGCAACTTCTTATTTCAAGTCCACTCATCCCGACCTCATTCAACAGATCATCAAAAAGCACGCCGCGCATCTTCAGTATGTCAGCTTTAAG GTTGACAGCAGTACTGAGTCAGCCGAAGCCGCCTGTGATATCCTTTCTCAGCTGGTAAATTGTTCTATCCAGACCTTGGGATTGATTTCAACAGCCAAACCAAGTTTCATGAATGTGCCCAAG TCTCACTTTGTGTCGGCGCTTACGGTTGTGTTTGTCAACTCAAAATCGTTATCGTCGATTAAAATTGAGGACACGCCAGTGGATGACCCTTCCCTGAAGATTCTTGTGGCTAACAACAGTGACACCCTGCGACTCCTCAAAATGAGTAGCTGTCCTCATGTGTCATCTGATG GGATCCTCTGTGTGGCGGACCACTGTCAGGGCCTCCGAGAGCTGGCACTGAATTACTACATTCTGAGTGACGAACTTCTCCTTGCACTCTCCAGCGAGACTCACGTGAATCTCGAACATCTCCGGATAGACGTTGTGAGTGAAAACCCGGGGCAGATAAAGTTCCACTCTATTAAGAAACGCAGCTGGGACGCACTGATCAAACACTCCCCGGGAGTGAACGTCGTCATGTACTTCTTCTTGTACGAAGAAGAGTTTGAGGCATTCTTCAAAGAGGAAACCCCCGTCACTCACCTGTATTTCGGACGTTCAGTAAGCAGAGCCATCCTGGGCCGGATCGGTCTTAACTGCCCGAGGCTGATCGAGTTAGTGGTGTGTGCGAACGGCCTGCAGCCTCTGGACAGTGAACTCATCCGTATTGCCGAGCATTGTAAAAACCTAACGGCCTTGGGCCTGAGTGAGTGTGAAGTCAGCTGCAGTGCGTTTGTAGAGTTTGTGAGACTCTGTGGCAGAAGGCTCACCCAGCTGTCTATCATGGAGGAAGTTCTGGTCCCTGACGACAGGTACACCCCAGATGAAGTCCACACCGAAGTCTCTAAGCACCTGGGACGGGTGTGGTTCCCGGATGTGATGCCTATCTGGTAA